One genomic segment of Helianthus annuus cultivar XRQ/B chromosome 14, HanXRQr2.0-SUNRISE, whole genome shotgun sequence includes these proteins:
- the LOC118486472 gene encoding uncharacterized protein LOC118486472 — protein sequence MSSSRQYSHSPRKSKANSKKKMLTFMANQIARIVPKIVSEIQASNTPNHSGDSHVVQPKPVSFNYKHFTACNPKTFTGKDGVTAMLEWFDSMEVTFINSECPEELKVRSATGVFQARALDWWTNERNIRSNELAYALSWEELRQLMMEEFCPPHEQQKLEEEFWTLKQVGDENLAYTTRFNQLCFIVPHLVLTTERTIRKYINGLPPTMRDTIEAARLGNIEDVYRLAASLNNNRVRDKQIAAASKPMSSSKPAHQITHNNRGKKRAHQSSVCNAVTPVENPKPNPANPEKKQYTGTNPKCTTCHFHHPTTSPCRHCTSCNRYGHLAAYCRNNPVTAQNPKPANVVRACFKCGDPTHLRPQCPQLRQDLQKKAPQGRAFVINAQQARNDNEINVLYL from the exons ATGTCGTCATCTCGTCAGTACTCTCACTCTCCCAGAAAATCCAAGGCTAACTCCAAAAAGAAAATGCTGACGTTCATGGCAAATCAGATTGCCAGAATCGTGCCAAAGATAGTGTCTGAGATTCAAGCCTCCAACACTCCCAATCATTCTGGCGATTCTCACGTAGTACAGCCTAAACCAGTCTCGTTCAACTACAAACACTTCACTGCCTGTAACCCCAAAACTTTCACTGGGAAGGATGGAGTGACAGCTATGTTGGAATGGTTTGACAGCATGGAAGTCACGTTCATAAATAGTGAATGTCCAGAGGAACTCAAGGTGCGAAGTGCCACTGGTGTTTTCCAAGCCAGGGCATTAGACTGGTGGACTAACGAGAGAAACATTCGATCCAATGAGCTAGCTTACGCGTTGTCTTGGGAAGAGCTCAGGCAGCTTATGATGgaggaattctgccctcctcatgagcagCAGAAGTTAGAAGAAGAGTTCTGGACCCTCAAACAAGTTGGGGATGAAAACCTTGCATACACTACCCGGTTCAACCAGTTGTGTTTTATCGTGCCTCATTTGGTGTTGACCACAGAACGCACAATTCGGAAGTATATCAATGGGTTGCCTCCTACGATGCGTGATACCATCGAGGCGGCTAGGTTGGGTAATATTGAGGATGTGTATCGCCTCGCGGCAAGTTTGAATAATAATCGAGTTCGTGATAAACAAATCGCAGCAGCATCTAAACCTATGTCCTCCTCAAAACCCGCTCATCAAATCACCCACAacaataggggaaagaagcgTGCTCACCAATCCTCAGTTTGCAACGCTGTTACACCAGTTGAGAATCCAAAACCTAACCCAGCAAACCCAGAAAAGAAGCAATACACAGGAACAAACCCTAAGTGCACCACTTGCCACTTTCATCACCCAACTACGAGCCCCTGTAGACACTGTACCTCCTGCAATCGTTATGGACATTTGGCAGCATACTGTCGCAACAACCCTGTGACAGCCCAAAATCCAAAACCAGCAAATGTGGTCagggcatgtttcaaatgtggggatcCAACTCACCTACGACCTCAGTGTCCTCAATTGAGGCAAGATTTACAGAAGAAGGCACCACAAGGCCGTGCATTTGTTATCAATGCTCAGCAAGCACGCAACGACAATGAG aTAAATGTTTTGTATCTGTAG